A window of Perognathus longimembris pacificus isolate PPM17 chromosome 6, ASM2315922v1, whole genome shotgun sequence contains these coding sequences:
- the Bmp2 gene encoding bone morphogenetic protein 2: MVAGTRCLLALLLPQVLLGGAAGLIPELGRKKFAASSSSGRPSSRPSDDVLSEFELRLLSMFGLKQRPTPSRDAVVPPYMLDLYRRHSGQPGAPAPDQRLERAASRANTVRSFHHEESLEELPKISGKTTRRFFFNLSSIPTEEFIMSAELQVFREQIKEALGNDSSFHHRINIYEIIKPATANSKFPMTRLLDTRLVNQNTSQWESFDVTPAVMRWTAQGHANHGFVVEVTHLEEKQGVSRRHVRISRSLHQDEHSWPQMRPLLVTFGHDGKGHPLHRREKRQAKHKQRKRLKSSCKRHPLYVDFSDVGWNDWIVAPPGYHAFYCHGECPFPLADHLNSTNHAIVQTLVNSVNSKIPKACCVPTELSAISMLYLDENEKVVLKNYQDMVVEGCGCR; the protein is encoded by the exons ATGGTGGCCGGGACCCGCTGTCTTCTAGCGTTGCTGCTTCCCCAGGTCCTCCTGGGCGGCGCGGCCGGCCTCATTCCGGAGCTGGGCCGCAAGAAGTTTGCCGCGTCGTCGTCGTCGGGCCGCCCCTCATCCCGGCCCTCCGACGACGTCCTGAGTGAGTTCGAGTTACGCCTGCTCAGCATGTTCGGCTTGAAACAGAGACCCACCCCCAGCAGAGACGCCGTGGTGCCCCCCTACATGCTGGACCTGTACCGCCGGCACTCGGGCCAGCCGGGTGCGCCCGCCCCAGACCAGCGCCTGGAGAGGGCTGCCAGCCGCGCCAACACCGTGCGCAGCTTCCACCACGAAG aaTCTCTGGAAGAACTGCCAAAAATAAGCGGGAAAACCACCCGGCGATTCTTCTTTAATTTAAGTTCCATCCCCACGGAGGAGTTTATCATGTCTGCTGAACTGCAGGTTTTCCGGGAACAGATAAAGGAAGCTTTGGGAAATGATAGCAGCTTCCATCACCGaattaatatttatgaaattataaaaccTGCAACCGCCAACTCCAAGTTCCCCATGACCAGACTTTTGGACACCAGGTTGGTGAATCAGAACACCAGCCAGTGGGAAAGCTTTGATGTCACCCCAGCCGTGATGCGATGGACGGCCCAAGGGCATGCCAACCATGGCTTCGTGGTAGAAGTGACCCACTTGGAGGAAAAGCAAGGTGTCTCCAGAAGACACGTGAGGATTAGCAGGTCTTTGCACCAAGATGAGCACAGCTGGCCCCAGATGAGGCCACTGCTTGTGACTTTTGGCCACGATGGGAAAGGACATCCTCTCCACCGAAGAGAAAAACGTCaggccaaacacaaacagcgcaagCGCCTCAAGTCTAGCTGTAAGAGGCACCCTTTGTACGTGGACTTCAGTGATGTGGGATGGAATGACTGGATTGTGGCTCCTCCAGGCTATCATGCCTTTTACTGCCATGGGGAATGTCCTTTTCCCTTGGCTGATCACCTGAACTCCACTAATCATGCCATTGTGCAGACGCTGGTCAATTCAGTGAACTCTAAGATTCCCAAAGCTTGCTGTGTCCCCACTGAGCTCAGTGCCATTTCCATGCTATACCTGGATGAAAACGAGA